In one window of Photorhabdus laumondii subsp. laumondii DNA:
- a CDS encoding IS982-like element ISPlu11 family transposase, producing MNKLVEIFCDVDDFCRFFIPQWELFCFEKGYRQRHRQGHMHPSEIMTILILFHMAHYRDFKHFYLEHIWKYHHKDFPTLLSYTRFVSVAPSVLVPLCSYLTQLKGKPTKIAFIDSTSLCVCHNIRIPRHKVFKGIAQRGKTSMGWFYGFKLHLVVNHQGEILALKVTPGNVNDREPVRELSKSLTGYLYGDKGYLSQELADDLAKIGVTFITKKRRNMKAQALSEWNNLMLKKRFIIETINGQLKTISQIEHSRHRSIKGFLLCVLGGLIAYSLKLKKPSLKIFYSEKDILMTA from the coding sequence GTTAGTTGAAATTTTCTGCGATGTCGATGATTTTTGCCGCTTCTTCATTCCTCAATGGGAATTATTTTGTTTCGAAAAAGGGTACCGCCAGCGTCATCGGCAAGGCCATATGCACCCCAGTGAAATCATGACTATTTTGATCCTTTTTCATATGGCGCATTACCGTGATTTTAAACATTTTTATCTGGAACATATTTGGAAATATCACCACAAAGATTTCCCCACCCTGCTCAGTTATACCCGTTTTGTCAGTGTTGCCCCTTCCGTTTTGGTCCCACTATGTAGTTATCTGACTCAATTAAAAGGAAAACCGACCAAGATTGCTTTTATTGATTCCACGAGTTTGTGCGTCTGTCATAACATCCGTATCCCGCGTCATAAGGTTTTTAAGGGAATAGCCCAGCGCGGAAAAACATCAATGGGCTGGTTTTACGGCTTCAAATTACACTTGGTTGTTAACCATCAGGGCGAAATTCTCGCGCTAAAAGTGACTCCCGGTAATGTGAATGATCGAGAGCCTGTACGCGAATTATCAAAATCGTTAACGGGTTATCTTTACGGTGATAAAGGTTATCTCAGTCAGGAACTGGCCGATGATTTAGCCAAAATCGGTGTGACTTTCATCACGAAGAAACGCCGTAATATGAAAGCACAAGCGCTGTCTGAGTGGAATAACTTAATGTTAAAAAAGAGATTTATCATCGAAACGATTAACGGGCAATTAAAGACCATTTCTCAAATTGAGCACTCGCGCCACCGAAGTATAAAAGGCTTTCTGTTGTGTGTTTTAGGTGGATTGATTGCTTACAGCCTTAAATTGAAAAAGCCATCACTGAAAATTTTCTACTCAGAGAAAGATATTTTAATGACGGCTTAA
- a CDS encoding glycerol dehydrogenase, producing MLKIIQSPSKYIQGPDALLHIGQYTKTIADHVLVIIGNSAMKLVGDTVHSSLEQYEITRHFEVFGGECSRNEIKRLSDILKKHECQAVIGIGGGKVQDTAKAVAYESRLPVLIAPTIASTNAPTSALSVIYSDDGKYEDYLFLPTNPDIVLIDTSIIAKAPTRFLIAGIGDALATYFEARICGAGYKPRMTEGGISRTAVALAHLCYETLLEEGYKAKLAVETDVSTPAVENVIEAITYLSGLGFENTGVAAAHSVHNGFTVLEECHHMYHGEKVAFGILVQLILENSPNEELDTLLDFCVQMGLPVTLDQLGVKDGEKLKEKVMAVATASCAEDETIHNMPFEVTPEKVYAAIMAADRMGRDWLY from the coding sequence ATGCTGAAAATTATTCAATCCCCATCCAAATATATTCAAGGACCTGATGCCCTGCTCCATATTGGTCAATATACCAAAACCATCGCCGATCACGTTTTGGTTATCATCGGTAATTCCGCGATGAAATTGGTGGGAGATACGGTTCATAGCAGCCTGGAACAATACGAAATTACTCGTCATTTTGAAGTGTTTGGCGGTGAATGTAGTCGGAATGAGATTAAACGCCTGTCTGACATTCTTAAAAAACATGAATGCCAAGCCGTTATTGGTATCGGTGGCGGCAAAGTACAAGATACGGCAAAAGCGGTCGCTTACGAATCCAGATTACCTGTTCTGATTGCCCCCACTATCGCTTCCACTAATGCCCCAACCAGTGCTCTCTCTGTTATTTACAGCGATGATGGCAAATATGAAGACTATCTGTTTCTCCCAACAAACCCAGATATTGTCCTAATCGATACCAGCATTATCGCTAAAGCCCCAACCCGTTTTCTGATTGCCGGAATTGGCGACGCGCTGGCAACTTACTTCGAAGCCCGCATTTGTGGAGCCGGCTATAAACCTCGAATGACAGAGGGTGGGATATCCCGTACCGCAGTCGCCCTCGCTCATCTCTGTTACGAAACTTTGTTAGAAGAGGGCTATAAAGCAAAACTGGCTGTTGAAACCGACGTCAGTACACCTGCGGTGGAAAATGTCATCGAAGCTATTACTTACTTAAGCGGCCTAGGCTTTGAAAATACGGGTGTAGCCGCCGCTCATTCCGTACACAATGGCTTTACCGTATTAGAAGAATGCCACCACATGTACCACGGCGAAAAAGTCGCCTTCGGGATATTAGTTCAACTAATACTGGAAAATAGCCCAAATGAAGAATTAGATACTTTACTTGATTTCTGTGTACAGATGGGACTACCGGTTACTCTGGATCAACTTGGCGTGAAGGATGGTGAAAAACTGAAAGAAAAAGTGATGGCAGTGGCAACAGCAAGTTGTGCCGAGGACGAAACCATTCACAACATGCCTTTTGAAGTGACACCGGAAAAAGTGTACGCCGCTATTATGGCTGCTGACCGGATGGGACGCGACTGGTTGTATTAA
- a CDS encoding tetratricopeptide repeat protein, whose translation MNIQDTPSIVFNHSDDFLSEFSIPMPKNEDEYHALVKKANSGNVDANWMLAVIQQTEGYRQEASEKYKLSISRNDKYKLRSMVNLGFILEDENKYSDARALFELAGKSGYFEGYRTIGTNYLNGIGVNQDFNKAKEYFNKGSQIGCHECTFLINNWSDVIKLKKSE comes from the coding sequence ATGAACATACAAGATACCCCATCGATTGTCTTCAATCATTCAGATGATTTTTTATCAGAATTCTCTATTCCAATGCCTAAAAATGAAGATGAATATCATGCATTAGTAAAGAAAGCAAATAGTGGTAATGTAGATGCAAACTGGATGCTTGCTGTAATACAACAAACAGAAGGTTATCGTCAAGAAGCCAGTGAAAAATATAAGTTATCTATATCAAGAAATGATAAATATAAGTTAAGATCTATGGTTAATTTGGGATTTATTTTAGAGGATGAAAATAAATACTCAGATGCGAGAGCACTTTTCGAATTGGCTGGGAAAAGTGGATATTTTGAGGGCTATCGCACTATTGGAACAAATTATTTAAATGGGATTGGTGTAAATCAAGATTTTAATAAGGCAAAAGAGTATTTTAATAAAGGAAGTCAAATTGGGTGTCATGAATGCACATTTCTTATTAATAATTGGAGTGATGTTATTAAATTGAAAAAATCAGAATAG
- a CDS encoding DUF29 domain-containing protein: MTTRYNSDFYGWTQEQASLLRSGDLSQLDRENLSEEIESMGNSQRNELESRLEVLFLHLLKWQFQSERQGRSWKLTIEEQRRKIARRLKKNPSLKSELSEISSDAYGDAIIAAERETNIRRSVFPETCPWTFEQIMDENFWPE, translated from the coding sequence ATGACGACCCGTTATAACAGTGATTTTTATGGTTGGACTCAGGAGCAAGCCAGTTTGCTTCGTTCCGGTGATTTGAGCCAGTTGGATAGGGAAAACCTTTCGGAGGAAATAGAAAGTATGGGAAATAGCCAAAGAAACGAGCTGGAATCTCGTCTTGAGGTACTGTTTCTTCACCTCCTAAAATGGCAATTCCAATCTGAACGGCAAGGTCGGAGCTGGAAGCTTACGATTGAAGAGCAGAGAAGAAAAATAGCCCGTCGTCTTAAAAAAAATCCCAGCTTAAAGTCAGAACTTAGCGAAATTTCCTCTGATGCTTATGGTGATGCCATTATTGCAGCAGAGAGGGAAACTAATATTAGGCGTAGTGTATTTCCTGAAACTTGTCCTTGGACATTTGAGCAAATAATGGATGAAAATTTTTGGCCTGAATAG
- the glpT gene encoding glycerol-3-phosphate transporter, protein MLSIFKPAPHRSRLSTEQVDPVYRRLRWQIFMGIFFGYAAYYLVRKNFALAMPYLVEQGFSKGELGFALSGISIAYGFSKFIMGSVSDRSNPRVFLPAGLILAALVMLFMGFVPWATSSITIMFVLLFLCGWFQGMGWPPCGRTMVHWWSQKERGGIVSIWNCSHNVGGGLPPLLFLLGMAWFNDWKAALYMPAFAAILVALIVFALIRDTPQSCGLPPIEEYKNDYPSDYTEKDENELTAKQIFMQYVLPNKLLWMVAMANVFIYLLRYGILDWSPTYLREAKHFALDKSSWAYFLYEYAGIPGTLLCGWMSDKIFKGNRGATGVFFMTLVTIATIVFWLNPPGNPTVDMACMLIIGFLIYGPVMLTGLHALELAPKKAAGTAAGFTGLFGYLGGSVAASAIIGYTVDFFGWDSGFMVMIGGSILSVILLLIVMITEKKHKQEIAHQYG, encoded by the coding sequence ATGTTAAGTATTTTCAAGCCGGCACCTCATAGGTCCCGGCTGTCAACAGAACAGGTAGATCCAGTCTATCGTCGCTTACGTTGGCAAATTTTTATGGGGATCTTCTTTGGTTATGCAGCTTACTATCTGGTAAGAAAAAACTTTGCACTTGCAATGCCTTATCTGGTTGAGCAAGGTTTTTCCAAAGGTGAGCTCGGTTTCGCACTATCAGGGATCTCTATCGCATACGGCTTCTCCAAATTCATCATGGGCTCCGTATCCGACCGTTCTAACCCACGAGTCTTCTTACCTGCGGGTCTGATCCTCGCGGCTCTTGTTATGCTGTTTATGGGTTTCGTACCCTGGGCAACGTCCAGTATCACTATCATGTTTGTTCTGCTGTTCTTATGTGGTTGGTTCCAGGGGATGGGTTGGCCTCCTTGTGGTCGTACCATGGTGCACTGGTGGTCACAGAAAGAACGCGGCGGTATCGTTTCTATCTGGAACTGCTCACATAATGTGGGTGGTGGTTTACCACCATTGCTATTTCTGTTGGGCATGGCGTGGTTCAATGACTGGAAAGCCGCACTTTACATGCCGGCTTTCGCCGCCATTCTCGTTGCATTGATTGTCTTTGCCCTGATACGTGACACACCGCAATCCTGTGGCTTGCCACCAATCGAAGAGTATAAAAATGACTATCCTTCTGATTATACAGAGAAAGATGAAAATGAGTTAACCGCTAAACAGATTTTCATGCAATACGTGTTACCGAACAAACTGCTGTGGATGGTTGCTATGGCTAACGTATTCATTTATCTGTTACGTTACGGTATTCTTGACTGGTCACCAACCTATCTGCGTGAAGCCAAGCATTTCGCACTAGATAAATCTTCATGGGCTTATTTCCTGTACGAATATGCCGGTATCCCAGGCACGCTACTATGTGGTTGGATGTCAGACAAAATATTTAAAGGTAACCGTGGTGCAACCGGTGTGTTCTTTATGACGCTGGTTACTATCGCAACTATCGTATTCTGGTTGAACCCACCAGGTAACCCTACTGTAGATATGGCTTGTATGTTGATTATTGGCTTCCTTATCTACGGCCCAGTGATGCTGACTGGTTTACATGCCCTTGAGCTAGCTCCAAAGAAAGCCGCGGGTACAGCCGCCGGCTTTACCGGCTTATTTGGTTACTTAGGTGGCTCTGTTGCTGCAAGTGCTATCATCGGCTACACCGTTGACTTTTTCGGTTGGGACAGCGGCTTTATGGTAATGATTGGTGGTAGTATCTTGTCCGTTATTCTATTGCTAATCGTTATGATTACCGAAAAAAAACATAAACAGGAAATAGCCCACCAATATGGCTAA
- the glpQ gene encoding glycerophosphodiester phosphodiesterase, whose product MQTPIKTMIIGIILTSSMSGIAQAADKIVIAHRGASGYLPEHTLPAKAMAYAEGADYLEQDLVMTKDDELIVLHDHYLDRVTDVANKFPNRARQDGRYYAIDFTLSEIKSLKFTEGFDIKNDRQIQNFSNRFPIWKSDFRIHTFQEEIEFVQGLNKSTGKNIGIYPEIKAPWFHQKEGKDISTKVLAVLKAYGYTKKSDKIYLQCFDTNELKRIKNELEPKLGMDLKLVQLIAYTDWNETYEKQSDGKWTNYSYDWMFKPGAMKEVAQYADGIGPDYHMLVEKYSTPTNIKLTNLVKEAHTNNLEVHPYTIRVDQLPKYATSGDQLFDIIYNQAGVDGVFTDFPDLGVKFLQKQHQQK is encoded by the coding sequence ATGCAAACTCCAATTAAGACAATGATAATTGGTATCATTTTAACTTCATCGATGTCAGGCATCGCGCAAGCAGCAGATAAGATTGTTATCGCCCATCGGGGCGCAAGTGGATACTTACCTGAACACACTCTGCCGGCTAAAGCGATGGCTTATGCCGAAGGTGCTGATTATCTGGAACAAGATCTGGTCATGACTAAAGATGATGAACTGATAGTCTTACATGACCATTACCTTGATCGTGTAACTGACGTTGCCAATAAATTCCCTAACCGTGCTCGCCAAGATGGACGCTACTATGCCATCGACTTTACTTTGTCCGAAATCAAGTCATTAAAATTCACAGAAGGTTTCGATATTAAAAACGACCGACAAATACAAAATTTCTCCAATCGTTTCCCAATATGGAAATCTGATTTCCGAATCCATACTTTTCAGGAAGAGATTGAATTTGTGCAAGGATTAAATAAATCTACCGGCAAAAACATCGGTATTTATCCTGAAATCAAAGCACCGTGGTTCCACCAGAAGGAAGGAAAAGATATTTCTACTAAGGTACTAGCCGTGCTAAAAGCGTATGGTTACACCAAGAAAAGCGACAAAATTTATCTGCAATGTTTTGATACCAACGAACTTAAACGCATCAAAAACGAGCTGGAACCTAAGTTAGGCATGGATCTGAAACTGGTTCAACTTATTGCCTACACCGACTGGAATGAAACTTATGAAAAACAATCAGACGGCAAATGGACAAATTACAGCTATGACTGGATGTTCAAACCCGGTGCTATGAAAGAAGTGGCACAATACGCTGATGGTATCGGCCCTGATTACCATATGCTTGTGGAGAAGTATTCCACACCAACCAATATTAAGTTAACTAATCTGGTAAAAGAGGCTCACACCAACAATCTGGAAGTCCATCCATACACGATTCGAGTTGATCAACTGCCTAAATACGCCACCAGCGGCGATCAACTTTTCGATATCATATATAACCAAGCGGGCGTAGACGGTGTATTCACCGATTTTCCTGACTTGGGTGTGAAATTCCTGCAAAAACAGCATCAACAGAAATAA
- the epmA gene encoding elongation factor P--(R)-beta-lysine ligase: MSETANWQPSAAIANLLKRATILAEIRRFFADRGVLEVETPAMGQFTVTDIQLFSFQTEFVGPGAADGMTLYLMTSPEYHMKRLLAAGSGPIYQLGRCFRNEEAGRYHNPEFTMLEWYRPHYDMYRLMNEVDDLLQQILDCESAESLSYQQAFLRYLDIDPLSAEKEKLREIAAKLDLSNIADIEEDRDTLLQLLFAVGVEPHIGTEKPTFIYHFPASQASLAEISKEDHRVAERFEVYFKGVELANGFRELTDSHEQCQRFERDNRKRAALGLPVRPIDENLIGALKQGMPECAGVALGVDRLVMLALGAEKLSDVMAFSITKA, encoded by the coding sequence ATGAGCGAAACAGCAAACTGGCAGCCAAGTGCAGCTATCGCCAACTTGTTGAAACGAGCGACTATTTTAGCAGAAATACGGCGCTTTTTCGCAGATCGTGGGGTATTGGAAGTTGAAACACCTGCGATGGGTCAGTTTACAGTGACTGATATCCAATTGTTTTCTTTTCAGACGGAGTTTGTTGGCCCAGGTGCCGCAGATGGTATGACTCTTTATCTGATGACAAGTCCGGAATATCACATGAAACGCTTGCTGGCAGCAGGAAGTGGCCCTATTTATCAACTTGGCCGCTGTTTCCGTAATGAAGAGGCGGGTCGTTATCATAATCCTGAATTTACCATGCTGGAATGGTATCGGCCTCACTATGATATGTATCGTTTGATGAATGAAGTTGATGATTTACTTCAGCAAATCCTCGACTGTGAAAGTGCAGAATCACTCTCTTATCAACAAGCTTTCTTGCGTTATTTGGATATTGATCCGCTATCAGCAGAGAAAGAAAAGCTGCGTGAAATCGCCGCCAAGTTGGATCTGAGTAATATTGCTGATATAGAAGAGGATCGGGATACTTTATTACAACTTTTATTTGCTGTTGGTGTTGAACCGCACATTGGTACTGAAAAACCAACTTTTATCTACCATTTTCCGGCTTCTCAGGCTTCTTTGGCGGAAATCAGCAAAGAAGATCATCGAGTTGCAGAGCGTTTTGAAGTCTATTTTAAAGGCGTCGAATTGGCAAATGGCTTCCGTGAGCTGACTGATAGTCATGAGCAGTGCCAGCGTTTTGAACGGGATAACCGTAAACGTGCAGCGTTGGGTTTACCTGTTCGACCGATTGATGAAAACCTGATTGGTGCCCTGAAACAAGGAATGCCTGAATGTGCCGGTGTGGCGCTTGGTGTCGATCGTTTGGTGATGTTGGCTTTAGGGGCTGAAAAACTCAGTGATGTTATGGCCTTTTCGATAACTAAGGCGTAA
- a CDS encoding fascin domain-containing protein encodes MGLSSSPIALQADNGFYLSRIVRGGGFDFIEVNKSIIDIYTKYSATQLSSNKIALRASNGLYLSRISLAGSDYIVATKSDIDVYSIFTLEYIDDNVIALCADNGKYLSRINIGGIFNYIKPDKYDLDIYCQFKVIKL; translated from the coding sequence ATGGGATTATCAAGTAGTCCTATTGCATTACAGGCAGATAATGGGTTCTATTTAAGTCGAATTGTTCGAGGAGGAGGTTTTGATTTTATTGAAGTTAATAAATCTATTATTGATATTTACACAAAATATTCTGCAACACAACTTAGCTCTAATAAGATAGCACTTCGTGCAAGCAATGGCCTCTATTTAAGTCGGATATCTCTGGCTGGTAGCGATTATATAGTAGCGACAAAATCAGATATTGATGTTTATTCTATTTTTACTTTAGAATATATCGATGATAATGTGATAGCTTTGTGTGCAGATAATGGAAAATATCTGAGTCGAATCAATATCGGGGGTATTTTTAACTATATTAAACCGGATAAATATGACTTGGATATATATTGCCAGTTTAAAGTTATAAAATTGTAA
- a CDS encoding IS630-like element ISPlu19 family transposase produces the protein MKIFITDEQKAELEHLHHTCRDKRECDRIKAVLLASEGWSSVMIAQALRLHEMTVNRHISDYLNQGKLKSDNGGSDSLLSQEQTDFLINHLSQHLFHHTHEIVAYVAQLWNITFSIPGMNKWLHRQGFSYKKPCGVPHKFDAEKQRQFIEYYENLKVTAKDEPILFLDAVHPTQGTKLGYGWMRKGEKKTVKTTGSRTRLNILGALNLNAIGRTVFQEYQTINDYNICCFFNEIRKSYPDYHQKIHLIVDGAGYNKAHLVKEWAYVSNIELHYLPPYSPNLNPIERLWKVMNEQVRNNRYFADKHEFRDNVFKFFTTTLPDIADSLMSRINDHFQVLKTAS, from the coding sequence ATGAAAATATTCATTACCGATGAACAAAAAGCCGAACTTGAACATCTCCATCACACCTGCCGTGATAAGAGGGAGTGTGATCGCATCAAAGCGGTCCTGCTGGCCTCTGAAGGCTGGAGTTCAGTGATGATCGCTCAGGCCCTGCGTCTTCATGAAATGACCGTTAACCGTCATATCAGCGATTACCTTAATCAAGGTAAACTTAAATCTGATAATGGGGGGTCTGATAGTTTGCTTTCTCAAGAACAAACTGATTTTTTAATCAATCACTTATCTCAACATCTTTTCCATCACACCCATGAAATCGTGGCCTATGTTGCTCAGCTCTGGAATATTACCTTTAGCATTCCCGGCATGAATAAATGGCTACACCGTCAGGGTTTTTCTTATAAAAAACCTTGTGGCGTCCCTCATAAATTCGACGCAGAAAAACAGCGACAATTTATTGAATATTATGAGAATCTTAAAGTCACAGCGAAAGACGAACCCATCCTTTTTCTTGATGCTGTTCACCCGACTCAAGGCACCAAACTCGGTTATGGCTGGATGCGAAAAGGCGAGAAAAAAACAGTAAAAACAACAGGAAGCCGGACTCGCCTGAATATATTGGGCGCGCTCAACCTGAATGCCATTGGTCGTACGGTGTTCCAGGAATATCAAACCATCAATGACTACAACATTTGCTGTTTTTTCAATGAAATAAGAAAGTCTTATCCTGACTATCATCAAAAAATTCATCTTATTGTGGATGGGGCGGGTTACAACAAAGCTCATCTTGTTAAGGAGTGGGCTTATGTTAGCAATATTGAGTTACATTACCTTCCTCCCTATAGCCCAAATTTAAACCCAATAGAGCGATTATGGAAGGTCATGAATGAACAGGTTCGAAATAACCGTTATTTTGCGGATAAACATGAATTTCGAGACAACGTCTTCAAATTTTTCACCACAACGCTACCGGATATAGCGGACTCGCTGATGTCTAGAATTAACGACCATTTTCAGGTGCTAAAAACTGCATCTTGA
- the frdA gene encoding fumarate reductase (quinol) flavoprotein subunit gives MQIFNADLAIIGAGGAGLRAAIAAAEANPQMKIALISKVYPMRSHTVAAEGGSAAVTQAHDSYDFHFNDTVSGGDWLCEQDVVEYFVEHCPTEMIQLEQWGCPWSRKEDGSVNVRRFGGMKIERTWFAADKTGFHMLHTLFQTSLKYPQIQRFDEHFVLDILVDEGQARGLVALNMMEGTKIQIRANAVIMATGGAGRVYRYNTNGGIVTGDGMGMAFRHGVPLRDMEFVQYHPTGLPGSGILMTEGCRGEGGILVNKDGYRYLQDYGLGPETPLGKPENKYMELGPRDKVSQAFWHEWRAGRTISTPRGNVVYLDLRHLGEKKLLERLPFICELAKAYVGVDPVKEPIPVRPTAHYTMGGIETDQKCETRIKGLFAVGECSSIGLHGANRLGSNSLAELVVFGRLAGEEAVKHVQQTKPINDRTLDAQACDVVARLNNLLKQKGTESWSKIRDEMGISMEEGCGIYRTPELMLKTIDKIAELKDRFKRVKITDNSNVFNTDLLYTIELGFSLDVAECMIHSAINRKESRGAHQRLDEGCTERDDEKCLKHTLAFYDPESVPHLEYSDVKITKSIPAKRVYGGEAAAQEKKYKEQENG, from the coding sequence GTGCAAATCTTTAATGCCGATCTCGCGATTATCGGAGCCGGAGGCGCAGGCCTACGAGCCGCAATTGCCGCCGCTGAGGCTAATCCTCAGATGAAGATTGCTCTGATCTCAAAAGTTTACCCAATGCGTAGCCACACTGTGGCAGCGGAAGGTGGATCAGCAGCAGTCACCCAAGCTCACGACTCCTATGACTTCCATTTCAACGATACCGTATCCGGTGGTGACTGGTTATGCGAGCAAGATGTTGTTGAATATTTCGTCGAACATTGCCCGACAGAAATGATCCAACTAGAACAGTGGGGCTGTCCGTGGAGCCGTAAGGAAGATGGTTCCGTCAACGTGCGTCGTTTTGGTGGTATGAAGATAGAGCGCACTTGGTTCGCTGCGGATAAAACTGGCTTCCACATGTTACACACGCTATTCCAAACCTCCCTTAAGTATCCTCAAATTCAACGCTTTGATGAGCATTTTGTCCTCGATATTCTGGTAGATGAAGGACAAGCGCGCGGCCTAGTTGCGCTGAATATGATGGAAGGCACCAAAATTCAGATCAGGGCTAATGCCGTTATTATGGCAACTGGTGGCGCAGGCCGTGTATACCGTTACAATACCAACGGCGGTATCGTGACCGGTGATGGTATGGGCATGGCATTCCGTCACGGCGTACCACTGCGTGATATGGAGTTTGTTCAGTATCATCCAACCGGACTGCCGGGTTCCGGTATCCTAATGACAGAAGGTTGTCGTGGTGAAGGCGGAATTTTGGTCAACAAAGATGGCTACCGCTATTTACAAGATTATGGCCTCGGCCCCGAGACACCATTAGGCAAACCTGAAAACAAATATATGGAACTGGGTCCCCGTGACAAAGTTTCTCAGGCTTTTTGGCATGAATGGCGTGCCGGTCGTACTATTTCAACTCCACGTGGCAATGTGGTTTATCTCGATCTACGCCATTTGGGGGAGAAGAAATTACTTGAACGCCTACCCTTCATCTGTGAACTGGCAAAGGCATATGTTGGTGTTGATCCCGTTAAAGAGCCCATTCCGGTCCGGCCTACTGCACATTACACTATGGGTGGTATCGAAACTGACCAGAAATGTGAAACTCGCATTAAAGGGCTGTTCGCTGTTGGTGAATGTTCTTCCATTGGCCTGCATGGTGCAAACCGCCTTGGTTCCAATTCTCTGGCTGAATTGGTGGTCTTTGGCCGTCTGGCGGGTGAAGAAGCAGTAAAACATGTTCAACAAACCAAACCCATTAATGACCGCACATTGGATGCTCAGGCATGTGATGTAGTCGCACGTTTGAACAACTTGCTGAAACAAAAAGGGACGGAAAGTTGGTCGAAGATCCGTGATGAAATGGGTATCTCGATGGAAGAAGGCTGCGGTATCTACCGCACCCCTGAACTCATGCTAAAAACGATCGATAAGATTGCTGAACTAAAAGATCGCTTCAAACGGGTGAAAATCACCGATAACAGCAATGTGTTCAACACTGATCTACTGTACACCATTGAGCTTGGCTTTAGCCTGGATGTAGCTGAATGTATGATTCACTCTGCGATAAACCGTAAAGAGTCCCGTGGCGCTCATCAACGTCTGGATGAAGGTTGTACCGAACGTGATGATGAAAAATGCCTAAAACATACGCTCGCTTTCTATGACCCTGAAAGTGTTCCTCACCTAGAATACAGTGATGTGAAAATCACCAAATCCATCCCCGCAAAACGTGTATATGGCGGTGAAGCCGCAGCACAAGAGAAAAAGTATAAGGAGCAGGAGAATGGTTGA
- a CDS encoding succinate dehydrogenase/fumarate reductase iron-sulfur subunit: MVDMNTLRMEVMRYNPESDHKPHFITYEIPYDEQTSLLDALGYIKDNLAPDLSYRWSCRMAICGSCGMMVNRVPKLACKTFLRDYPQGMKVEALANFPIERDLVVDMTHFIESLEAIKPYIIGNDRRPSDGPNIQTPAQMAKYHQFSGCINCGLCYAACPQFGLNPEFIGPAAITLAHRYNLDNRDHGKKKRMPQLNSQNGVWSCTFVGYCSEVCPKHVDPAAAIQQGKIESAKDFMIAMLKPQ, encoded by the coding sequence ATGGTTGATATGAACACCCTGAGAATGGAGGTCATGCGCTATAACCCGGAAAGTGACCATAAACCCCATTTTATAACCTATGAGATTCCTTATGATGAGCAGACTTCTCTACTTGATGCCCTAGGTTACATTAAAGACAATCTCGCTCCCGATCTCTCTTACCGCTGGTCTTGCCGTATGGCTATCTGTGGTTCTTGCGGCATGATGGTTAACCGTGTGCCGAAACTGGCCTGTAAAACCTTCCTGCGTGATTATCCTCAAGGAATGAAAGTTGAAGCGCTGGCTAACTTTCCGATTGAACGTGACCTGGTCGTTGATATGACCCACTTCATTGAAAGCCTGGAAGCGATCAAACCATACATCATTGGGAATGACCGTAGACCTTCTGACGGCCCAAATATTCAAACTCCAGCACAGATGGCAAAATATCATCAATTTTCCGGCTGTATCAACTGTGGCTTATGTTATGCCGCTTGCCCTCAGTTTGGTCTGAACCCTGAATTTATCGGCCCGGCGGCGATCACGCTGGCTCACCGTTACAACCTCGACAACCGAGACCACGGTAAGAAGAAGCGTATGCCCCAACTTAATAGCCAGAATGGGGTATGGAGCTGTACATTCGTTGGTTACTGTTCTGAGGTCTGTCCGAAACATGTCGATCCAGCCGCGGCTATCCAACAAGGCAAGATCGAAAGCGCGAAAGACTTCATGATCGCCATGCTAAAACCACAATAA